One Archangium violaceum genomic window, TTCGCGGCGATGGCCAGCACGCCCGTACCCGTGCCCACATCCAGCACGCTCGCTCCCGGGTGGGTGCTCATGTAGTCGTCCACCGCACCCAGACACAGGGAGGTGGTGGGGTGGTCACCTGTGCCGAAGGCCATCTTCGGTTCGATGACGAGGCGCACCTTGTCCGCCGGCGCGTTCTGCGCTTCCCAGGGGGGACCCACCCACAGTCGTCCTACCTGCACCGACTTGATGTGGGCCTTCCAGGCGTTGCTCCAGTCCTGCTGTTGCTCCTCGGCAATCCGCAGACGCGCCGAGGGATGGGCCTCGGCGAGCATCGCGCGGGCCTGCTCGGCCGTCTCCGCGTCCTCGAAGTAGGCCACGAGGATGGCCTCTCCCACCGAGGGGGCTCGCACTCCTGGCATGGTGGGCGTTTCCCGGTCTCGCACTTCCAGTCCCATGGCCCCCGCCTCGTGCAGCAGGTCCTGGGCGGCTTCCGACTCCGCCTCCGGCAGATCCACTGTGAGTGTCTGATACGTCCCCGTCATG contains:
- the prmA gene encoding 50S ribosomal protein L11 methyltransferase; amino-acid sequence: MTGTYQTLTVDLPEAESEAAQDLLHEAGAMGLEVRDRETPTMPGVRAPSVGEAILVAYFEDAETAEQARAMLAEAHPSARLRIAEEQQQDWSNAWKAHIKSVQVGRLWVGPPWEAQNAPADKVRLVIEPKMAFGTGDHPTTSLCLGAVDDYMSTHPGASVLDVGTGTGVLAIAAKKLGAGRVVGTDNDPVSVELARENAQDNGTPDVELSGKELTAVEGTFDLVVANILANTLIELAPLIAPKVKDKLLMAGVLAHQKAEVEAAYVNLGLVPEPGAQQGEWVRLDFHRAR